CGGGTGGTGATGCTGTTACTCcataaaatggtttaaaaatcatacatttatatttaccaAAATTTCTGGATGAGTCAGCAATGATTGGTTTGCAATTTCAATGATAATCAGGGGACCAGTTGGTCATTATAAAGCAGCATTAGGCAGGCTAAAGACGCTCCTTAAGGGGGAGCTATCAGCACTCAAGCATTCATTTCAGAAGCTTCTACAATTGCATGTATGTTTACAAAATTATGTACAAAATGTGTATATTAATACACCAGTAATATTCAGTTATGCCTTAAGTTGAAATATTTACGGAATGATTCACCACCGTGCATATATTAGGGGTGTGTATTctgactatttttttttatggaaaGATAATAATGTAACAAGATAATAATGTAGGCCTGTAGGCTTACCTTTTTAGGTGGTagcactggtgttgcacaaaCTTCCAGCAGCACACAGAGGAAAACACCTAATACATAtgctttattattaaaaaaaagccaaGAGAACTTTTTCATGTTCAGTTATGgaagctgcctcttcagataAACTAATGAGGTGACTATGTTGGATGCTGAGGAGAGCTCATTTGGTCTTCTACACAAGGTATTTGGCTACAATTAGCTTTTTAGaatttgaagaaaataaaattgaaGAAAGTGATGAAAATAGTAATGACCCCATTCTACTTACTTAGTTATTACTTAACTATTCAGGCCTTAGATGTTTACTAGGATTATGTTATGACCTATTTAAACCCAATGCAATAACTGAGACAGTAATAAGCTATATATGttcaaaatcatcatttatagggtactttctactGGTGGGTGACTGTCCCAAACCCAAACCCTCTAAATTTCATACTTGTTAAAATATTActtgtattttttctttcttcttttggaTTTCCTTAAATTGATTTATATTCATCataagtttaatttttttatttaaaaatatctgaaaaatgctgtgccatgttttcatgtctctACCAGAACACAACATTTTGGTAGTGACTAAACGGAATCTGCAAtcattaatttaataaaatatgcatCATTATTTTCCTAGGGTCATTTAAAACAAAGgtattttagtctaaagtccaaatAAGTTAAAAGTCTTAAATGGTCTTGGAACTCTACTAACTAGTAAgtaattttacagaaaacaaGTAGGATTTTTATACAATTATATTATAGCAAGTGTGTTAACTGAGTGACTAGAAACAAGTGTTCTTTTAATTTCACTGACACACATGCCTCTGTGATATATTATGTCTCTATCCTTGTACGACAATGGTGACTGTCCCGCCACCAGCACCACTGTACAATTTACATTCTGAACAGCGACCTCTTACCACCATGTTCACTGTCCGTGTACAATGACTGTGAAGCAAAGCTGAAGATTGATTATTTCTGGAAAATCAAGCAACaaaaaaatagtacaaaaacccCAAGATATAATAAAATTGTGTGTTTTGAGAACAATCCCAAAACGACAGTTGGTAGATAACTAGTTGACTCAGTTTTCCATGTATCTGGAGTAATTATCAACAACAGCCGTCTGCCCAGTGGACAGAAATGTCTAGGGAAGACTTTAGAGGGATATTTCCCATCCAACCTCTGCACACTGGCTCACCATCTCGTCCTCTGGGGCATCCTATCAACCCTGAGACCGGGAACATTGACGTATATCTCAACACTCTGTGCTTCCCTTATCTCACAGGAAGCTGACCGTTGGTTCAGTATATGAATTTCActgcttttagaaaacaacataCAACTTCTGATGTCCTATAACTATGTTCAATTGGAACATGGTGGGCACACCATTGCTGCCATATCAAAActctgtaaatatgtttttttgtgggtttttcattttggaacatgttttaccatttttaaataCCAGCTTAACagtgtgttaacatttcataaCTGAAGTGAAATTATACAAAATGACTTTAAAGTTTTGTTATGTTAACATATATTAAACCTAAATATATTTTATCCTGTTTAATATGTTCTATTACTTGTTGGCCTGCCAGTGAATTCATTAAAGTAGCTACTGTTATGTCAATATTAATGCTATTAATTCAAAATGGCTTTATTATCCTGTTAATAACCACCCACAATTTGGCTGAACTGATCACTCGATGTTGAAACTGCTGACCCATGTCAAACTCATTTCCACTAAACCTATAGTAGTGTACTTTTCACACCTGTTAAAGCAATTCAGGCACAGGAAAACATTATCCCTAGATTGCTCAACTCCGCTTCCTTGAATACATTCATAAAGTCTCCATCCTTCATGTTCAGTCAAACCCACAGAGGCACCAAAATAAACCGGCGTCTTTTCCCCAGTGCTGCTGGAAGTTTGCCGCACCCTATACCACAAAATACTCCCATCAGAATTGTATTTTGCAGTCGTCTGGGAATTCAAAATAGTTAGAGAATAGGTTAGAGTGTTGAGCAAGCTATTGGATGTGAAGACTGGCTGTCAAAACTGAAGGTATAATGTAGTGCTAttatcaataaaatatgattccctttttcacagcagccataaaatgcaattcTTGACTGTTTTGAGCTATGCATTGTTTTTGTTCAGTAACATTGACTGAACATATTTCatggaaatgtgtatgatttacaaTGTTTGTATGGATTAcatgtgtttgtgctgtttgttttatctcagcatggccatctttgtggaggcTGTGAACTGTTTTCATTGCAGCATGATCtccccctcattgctcactagcagctcaacaccgAGTTACTGCAGTTCACACACCATAAGCCAGCAATGTGCTAAATTAAACTGATAACAGGGTTCGAGAGAAATTCCAGGGCTCCAGAGCGGTATAACTGTCTGAACATTGGCTCCATTGccaggagatcatgagttcgatccctgCCGATGCCGCAGCCGTCTGTGGCCGGGCGTCCAAAAGAGCATTCctggtctccctctctcttggtTAGCAAATGTAACAGAATTAGTAGTTAGTGTTTTCCATTCACACACAGTAAGCTATTAGCTTGCTTCACATCTCAAGGAAGCCCTCACTAGCCTTCACTCTCAAAGCTTGGCAAAGGCTTCATCATGAGGTAGACTATAACATGATAGAGGGATGGGGTTCGTCGCTAGGTGGTAGTTTGGGTACCAGTGGCTTGAGACTCATGAAATATATCTTCTACACAATCCACCACAACATACTCATTTCACCATAAAGACACTTGTAGTTTAGTATAATAAAGCATTAACATTCCTTCACTGTTCTGTGATCTATGTGTGATGAAGTGTATGAGGGTGTGTAGTATGTATGTCCAGGAAATCACTGCTAATTTATTAATAAGAGTTTATTATATACTTAGCTGGTGATTATGTGTATGAATAAGCCAGCTAGCGTGAATGATTGGTTTGCCaggacagggattaagcctagtcctggactacacaACATTCTAAATGTGGATTCTCCactgaaaatgaatatataGTCCAGGACGATGTAAATAGCCCCTAAAGTTTGACCTTGAACGGCTCAGTTTAACCTCCAAATCTATGTGGAAATCAGGTTAAAGGAGTTGCACGTTTTTTAGACCAAAGGTCAGCcaccaaataaaaatgaagcttTCAGAGCAAATCTCTCGATTAGACAAAATAAGAGCATAGATATCAGAGGAGAACCTTGGGGAATGGGGCGGGGGTTGGAGGGGGCGTTGTGGTAATCACTTCCCACACTGAGGTGCAAACAGTCCCAGATGATGGTGCTGCTGTCCAGAGagattaacaaaaaataaacagaaagaccTGCTTTTAGCTATAGATCTCTCAGCTCACAGCCACAGCTGTGCTACAGGCTTTTAGAACAGCTGTCTAAGTCATTGGATTGGatctcaataataataataataataataataataataataagttataaCTGCAGCTCGGTTTGCTCACACTGTTCTTACAAAAGGTAAATAGCGCCCCCTCGTTTTTGTTCAGTGTCAGTTGTGTCAACATCTTTTGGCCACAGTGAAAATCAGTCACACAAGCCACATTCAATACATTACACAGCGATCCACGCGTGGACGTATGTATATCACACCATTCGGGTCATTCAGTAAAACTATATTCATAAATCAGACCTCGAGCCCTTATCGTGCAGCCCCTTCAGCAGTAAAGACGAAACTGGCTCCCaacttcttattcgaattttccgttccaccttaaatagtgcagaaGGTCTATTCTGGCGCCTACAACCACCAGCGTTACTGCTGCACCAgataaggtggaacggagagtaCGAATAAAAAGCGGTCTCTCCATCACTGAAGGAGAGGAGGCCACCAACTGTTCTGCGGAGCAACAGCTTCAAACTTCCCAGCAACTTCTGTCCTCAGAGCAGTAAAAAGCTCCTACCTTCACTGCCTCTGACTGGAGCGCCTAAAGAAAGAGTTTAAATCCACATCGTCGGCTCGTCCAGTTCGTGTCCGTTCGGCTCAGAGAGGAGTGTGGCGGTGTGTGAGCGCTACCCTCTGAGCCCCACAGCGCTCCCGAGAAAGAGGAGGGCAGGACGCTGGGAGGTAAAGCCCCGCCAGGCTGCTTCAGAGGCGAATCGAGGGAACGGGTCCCCTGTAGTTTCCGTTAGGCTCCATGtttctttgtagttctacaggtACATACTGTAGTCCGTGTGTTTCTCTGCcgctttttaccctgttcctcagtggtcaggacccccatggaccctcacagagcaggtactatttgggtagtgcgtcaatctcagcactgcagtaacactgacatcgtagtggtggtgtgttggtgtgtgttgtgctggtctgagaggatcagacacagcagtgctgctaaagttttaaacacctctgtgtcactgctggactgacaatagtccaccaaccaaaaatatccagcaaacagcatcctgtgggcagcatcctgtgaccactgatgaaggactagaggatgaccaacacaaactgtgcagcagcagatgaactatcatctctgactttgcatCTACAATGTGGACTGACCAggtgggagtgtctaatagagtggacagtgagtggacagtgtttaaaaactccagcagcactgctgtgtctgatccactcataccagcgcaacacacctactttcaaattatgaagGTAAAGTCTTGAGATCAAAACCACCCCCTTTGTTTTACAAATGCATGTAGACATAATTTAGACTGACCGAACTGACCAGTCTTTTGTTCCCCCGGTTCCACTTATGCAGAACCCATCACTGCTTTTGAACACAATGAACTTTCCTGAACCCAGCAGTGGTCCCTGATCACCAAGTCAACCCCATTACTGTAAGTGTAACAAAAGTAGATTGACAATCACAAGAAAGTGACATCATTTGATCCGATAAAAAGGCAGACTGTAAAATTAACAGGCCCATTTTTCATTACCTTCCTgatcagtgatgtgaagctaaACATTCTTCTTTCCGTCTCTGCAGAGAACTAATGCCATGCAAAGCTTTACTTGACCCGACTCCTTGCAAGACTTAAGTTTTATTATCCCTGTGTATATGAAATATACAccaaaaataaattgaaaattgAAATAAACCAAAAAGTCCATGAATTACACAGAACTGTATTGAAAATTAGAAAGTATCTCCAATCCAACAAACATTTCTTTCTATcacatcatgaaatctcaaaagTTTATCCAACACAAACTCTGAACTGAGCGACATCTTTCTTCAACAAGAATGCAGGTGCAATACTGTCATTGATAATTAGTATGGTTCACTTGAGCTAGACAGAAGGTGGAAATGTAGATCACGTTTCTAATATTGTTAATTATATGATACACAAGAAACTAAGACTGCAATTTAAAAACGAAGACAAGATGGGAGTGACAACCTGCCTGAAAAGTGAACTTAGCCGAGGATGACTTGCTTatcatatacatataaacaaaaGCTTTATGTGTGAAGAAGCAGAccattaattatttaatgaaataatccACAGTACTCACTAATGATATAAAGCATAAGTGTTTCAGTGTCCagagtttttgttttaaacaaatGTTAACTGTGTTCATGTAAAAAAACAGGGTTCAAGGGGATCATATCTGCAGGTAAATTGGCACTTCTACCCCCGTATTCAGGTGTGACTGATCTGCATCAGCAGTAAACGTTTTCCATTAACAGGAGTACATAATGCCATGCATGTTTTCTCCTCCAACAAGTAAAAATTTAACCAAACTGCATAAACGGTAAGTGGCAGAACTTCACACCGGATGTCCTGGAAAAACATCACAATGATCCAGTTGTTTaccctacacagaaacacagagacagacgaATGCATGTTTTAAAGACGGGCACTGCACTAGTAGGGGCAGGCTGGACTGAGCACTGGACAACAGGAGGAAAACCCAGCCCTCAGCACAGTGACACAGTGCCCCGTATGATAAAGTCTAGGAGGGGGAGCACTTTTAGCTGAGCACTACGTGCCGGTCGAAGACGGACTTGCGCTGTTCCTGGACCTGCCTCCTCCAGCGCTGCTGAGCATACTCCACTTTATTCAGCATATTGGGACGAGAGCGTGAGCGAGACAGCACATCGTGGGCATTAGCGAACGGCTGTTGGTCCTACAAACCCAAGGAAAAACATTATTAGTGGAACATTAAATCTGTGGTTCAATGCTTACATATTTCTAACGTGTTCCAAGTGATAGGGTGTTACAGTACTATGACCTGAATATTAGTAGGAAAGGCGGTCAAGgaaacatcacaaacacatacCCCAACATCGTCTTCACTCTGGATGAGCTGTGAGTGGCCGAACAAGCGCCTCTTCAGCATGGGCTCGAGCAAAGTCAAATAAACCATGTACAGCAGGAGGAGCCCCAGCACAGACAGGTAAATAATGATTGTTGCCTGCAAAACAGGAAGAACTGTTGCTTACCCTTCTAAAATGAATGGAGGACACAGCAGCATCTTTATCAGAAATATCATTCTAATACTGAGAAGGGGCCCCTTTGCCCTCAGAACCACTTGGATTCTTAGTCATAGTAGAATGACTGCAGATTTGTCAGATTCTGTGAATCTCCAGCTCTACCACTTCCTAAAGTGCTCtactggattcagatctggttACTGGGGAGTCCACTGAGGTACACAGAAACTGTCATGTTAACAGAACCAGTTTAAGATGACTTGTGCTTCCTGACGAGGTGCATCATCATGCAggaagtagccattagaagCAATAAATGGAAGCATGTGGTCAGTAGCAATACCGTGGCGTTCAAAAAAATGCTTgattcatgttgtttacgcTGCATTCTGACCCAACAATCTGCAGAAATGGAAATAAACCAAACCAggaaacttttatttttcttcaatcTTCAGCTATTCCGTTTCACTTGTGCCCACTCTTCTAATCTTGGCCGACAGGAATGAAACCGGATGTGGTCCTTCTGCTTTTGTGGGTCAGCCGTCTCAAAGTCCAAAAGACTGCACGTTCAGAGATGCTTCACCAATCAACACTGTTGTAAAGAGTAGTTATTTGGGTTAACCTGCCTGTAAGGTTGAACATGCATGAAAATTCCAGATCAGCAGTTTCGGAAATACTCAAACCGCCCTGTCTGGCACCGACAATGCCACAGTCAAAAGAGCTTCGAAGACActtttcattacattacattacattacatttacatttagcagacgcttttatccaaagcaacttacaaataatgtggtacacagaacaaacatagtcaggccttaaaggaggccaaggggtaatagcggggtagagaagggaaggagggcaagaaggagatgaggttggtagtggctagatttgcaagaggcgattagagcaagtgctccctgaagagctctgtcttcaggagtttcttaaaaatagcgagggacgcccctgctctgacagcggaaggtagcttgttccaccattggggaatcaagtatgagaacagtctcgattgctttgtgtgaatgtttggcaaagctaagcgacgttcattggaggatcgcagcgggctggagcctatcccagcagtcttcgtgcggaaggcaggatgcaccctggacaggtcgccagtccatcgcagggcagacacacagacacagacagtcactcacacactcatacctaggggcaatttagcatgtccaattggcctgactgcatgtctttggactgtgggaggaaaccggagaacccggaggaaacccacgcagacacggggagaacatgcaagctccacacagagaggatcccggtcacccggccggggaatcgaacccaaggccctccttgctgtgaggcgacagcgctacccaccacgccagtGTGCCGCCCccatgaccaaattgtaaggcaaattattcagtaactgcatgaaataaatgt
This Pygocentrus nattereri isolate fPygNat1 chromosome 15, fPygNat1.pri, whole genome shotgun sequence DNA region includes the following protein-coding sequences:
- the tmem9b gene encoding transmembrane protein 9B, which codes for MMLPPSRSIAGGLLICFLFMLSTQKTEAKKSEDIRCKCICPPYKDIEGQIYNQNVSLKDCNCLHVVEPMPVEGKDVEAYCLRCECKYEERSSGTIKATIIIYLSVLGLLLLYMVYLTLLEPMLKRRLFGHSQLIQSEDDVGDQQPFANAHDVLSRSRSRPNMLNKVEYAQQRWRRQVQEQRKSVFDRHVVLS